Proteins from one Leptospira perdikensis genomic window:
- a CDS encoding DUF1566 domain-containing protein, protein MESRTIRTICIFLVLSLSFFCQRSKFNNLCDPKSEDYLESLIVRYINFDETPHCGVVLKVDPPTFLICPPIIPKVNGSFFLEGFETDGTRLSFSSSPPLPQGISFSPFSNSLQGSYSGWKANRQSYTITANNTKGSASCTYKPGWMGKLPIKTNITTCYDGANALDPTCTSIPGQDGHLQRGLSQSFLGPNTVAGVDITTDLNTGLVWTSCQRGKTGGGCSTVGTINFSLSTAQADCTSLNVGSGFANRTDWRVPEIEEYLSTFDYSLSNPSINQTYFPASDSFNYKTNTYSTNATNTFYPTFIESSIGAGNVGDGHRLRCVSNSPPTSAKRFINNGDGTILDLDTSLVWQRCTAGQTNLTTCTGGTDLITTWASAISYCQSLSLAGKTWRLPNANELRSLLDFYFTLGTPGFDPIYYPNTASSNYWTSTTRLLALGEAFIVHFGSSSGGPDLKSNNTTNRTRCVSDF, encoded by the coding sequence ATGGAATCAAGAACCATAAGAACAATCTGTATTTTTCTGGTTCTATCTTTGTCATTTTTTTGTCAAAGGTCAAAGTTTAATAACCTCTGTGATCCCAAATCAGAGGATTACCTCGAAAGTTTGATCGTTCGGTATATTAACTTTGATGAGACACCCCATTGCGGAGTTGTCTTAAAAGTAGATCCTCCTACCTTTTTAATTTGTCCCCCGATCATTCCCAAGGTGAACGGAAGTTTTTTTCTGGAAGGGTTTGAAACGGACGGAACACGTTTGAGTTTTTCTTCCTCACCCCCGCTTCCCCAAGGAATCTCCTTTTCTCCTTTTTCCAATTCCCTCCAAGGAAGTTATTCCGGCTGGAAGGCAAATAGGCAGTCCTATACGATTACGGCAAACAACACCAAAGGGAGTGCTAGTTGTACTTACAAACCAGGTTGGATGGGAAAATTACCCATAAAAACCAACATCACAACTTGTTATGATGGGGCCAATGCACTAGATCCCACCTGCACGAGCATTCCCGGACAAGATGGTCATTTACAAAGAGGCCTTTCCCAAAGTTTCCTTGGCCCAAATACAGTCGCAGGTGTAGACATTACAACCGACCTAAATACCGGCCTTGTCTGGACCAGTTGCCAAAGAGGAAAAACGGGAGGTGGATGTTCTACAGTTGGAACAATCAACTTTTCTCTTTCCACAGCACAAGCCGACTGTACAAGTCTTAATGTTGGATCTGGATTTGCCAATCGTACCGATTGGAGAGTCCCGGAAATAGAAGAATACTTAAGTACCTTTGATTACTCCCTATCCAATCCGTCCATCAACCAAACTTATTTTCCTGCCTCAGATAGTTTTAATTATAAAACGAATACTTACTCTACCAATGCAACCAATACTTTCTACCCAACTTTTATTGAATCTTCGATAGGCGCCGGTAATGTGGGTGACGGACACCGATTGCGTTGTGTCTCCAATTCCCCTCCGACAAGTGCCAAACGATTCATTAACAATGGGGATGGAACTATCCTTGATTTGGATACTTCGCTTGTCTGGCAAAGGTGTACTGCCGGTCAAACGAACCTAACAACCTGCACCGGAGGAACAGATCTTATCACCACTTGGGCCAGTGCCATAAGTTATTGCCAATCCTTAAGTCTTGCGGGCAAAACTTGGCGTTTGCCGAATGCAAATGAACTACGCAGTCTTCTCGACTTTTACTTTACCCTCGGGACTCCCGGTTTTGATCCTATTTACTATCCGAATACGGCTTCCTCCAATTATTGGACATCGACAACAAGACTATTAGCTCTTGGGGAAGCTTTTATCGTCCATTTCGGAAGCTCTAGTGGTGGCCCCGATCTAAAATCCAACAATACAACCAACCGCACTCGTTGTGTTTCTGATTTTTAA
- a CDS encoding TrmH family RNA methyltransferase: MGSKRPLKISVKNAEFQILLALRTNRSKRSQEKEVFVEGTEGIKQLIEAGWEITRILYRDGGSLSQWGESVLKKFTKAKQIEVSPDLYAELSEKENPSELIVTAKTISRSFNDLISPPNPFYLLFDRPSDLGNFGSILRSADAFRVDAVFILGHSIDVYDPKVIRASLGSVFHTKLIFLESLSHLEAFLNKEKKRCGLKVVGTDSNGPHSLRGQTLNVPILVILGNEAKGMSVHLQSLCDSIVNIPMFGVVNSLNVSCAGSILLWEVAKKLDDNSR; this comes from the coding sequence ATGGGATCAAAAAGGCCTCTAAAAATCAGTGTTAAGAATGCAGAATTTCAAATTCTGTTAGCTTTACGAACCAACCGTTCCAAACGCAGTCAAGAAAAGGAAGTGTTTGTGGAAGGAACGGAAGGAATCAAACAACTGATAGAGGCCGGCTGGGAAATCACTCGTATCCTTTATCGCGATGGAGGTTCGTTATCCCAATGGGGAGAGTCAGTTCTTAAAAAATTTACCAAAGCTAAACAAATCGAAGTCTCTCCCGATTTGTATGCAGAACTTTCGGAAAAAGAAAACCCTTCTGAATTAATTGTAACGGCAAAAACAATCTCGCGAAGTTTTAATGATCTTATAAGTCCACCAAATCCATTTTATCTACTTTTTGATCGTCCGAGTGATTTAGGAAATTTTGGATCTATTTTACGTTCCGCTGATGCCTTCCGTGTGGATGCAGTTTTTATTTTAGGACATTCCATTGATGTTTATGACCCTAAGGTGATCCGAGCAAGTCTTGGGAGTGTATTTCATACAAAATTGATTTTTCTGGAATCACTTTCTCATTTAGAAGCTTTTCTAAATAAAGAAAAAAAAAGGTGTGGGTTAAAGGTTGTGGGAACTGACTCCAATGGACCCCATTCCTTAAGAGGTCAAACTTTAAATGTTCCCATTCTTGTTATCTTGGGAAACGAAGCTAAAGGAATGAGTGTTCATTTACAGTCCCTTTGTGACTCGATTGTCAATATCCCTATGTTTGGAGTAGTGAATTCTTTAAACGTTTCTTGTGCCGGTTCTATTTTACTTTGGGAAGTCGCAAAGAAATTAGATGACAATTCTCGTTAA
- a CDS encoding SDR family NAD(P)-dependent oxidoreductase has protein sequence MELKNKRIVITGAGSGIGKETVLQVLKHEGVKVLACDLNEKNILVHPNVIPYKCDVSKKENLDKLLKDADKKLGGIDIFYANAGFAYYEVVPSADWDRIDRIFSTNVFSPLYCLIALNLTRKSPFLFIVTASAMSHLALPGYAQYSSTKAAVRSFIDAYRYELKPGNQVMVVYPIATRTKFFDAAGKKVPVPFPSQSPETVAKKVVRGIESGAKEVYPSLLFRFIQVLDRFLFFILPVYQKIEAKKLESLKK, from the coding sequence ATGGAACTAAAAAACAAAAGAATCGTGATTACCGGAGCAGGCTCTGGAATCGGCAAAGAGACCGTTTTGCAAGTGTTAAAGCATGAAGGTGTAAAAGTTCTCGCCTGCGATTTGAATGAAAAAAACATTCTTGTCCATCCCAATGTGATTCCTTACAAATGCGACGTATCCAAAAAGGAAAATTTGGATAAATTATTGAAAGATGCGGATAAAAAATTGGGTGGAATCGATATATTTTATGCCAACGCTGGTTTTGCTTACTATGAGGTGGTTCCGAGTGCTGACTGGGATCGAATCGATCGTATCTTCAGTACCAATGTATTTTCGCCTTTGTATTGTTTGATTGCACTAAATCTTACTCGAAAATCTCCGTTTTTATTCATTGTTACAGCATCGGCTATGAGCCACCTAGCGCTTCCCGGATATGCTCAGTACTCTTCTACAAAAGCTGCTGTACGTTCGTTTATCGATGCCTACCGGTATGAATTAAAACCGGGAAATCAAGTGATGGTGGTGTATCCGATTGCCACAAGAACGAAGTTCTTTGATGCTGCCGGAAAAAAAGTCCCGGTTCCTTTTCCGAGTCAATCTCCCGAAACCGTCGCAAAGAAAGTGGTAAGGGGAATCGAGTCTGGTGCCAAAGAAGTGTATCCATCCTTACTCTTTCGTTTTATCCAAGTGCTCGACAGGTTTTTGTTTTTTATTCTACCGGTGTATCAAAAAATCGAAGCAAAAAAATTGGAATCCTTGAAAAAGTAA
- a CDS encoding PP2C family protein-serine/threonine phosphatase: MSIFFDRIFKFFYKYISYSFAIVFFSLLGAFFGAFYAYFFGSALIPDFTAVNHPEVVLVFVIATLFAALGHSVEFGVLAPLGYQGLRPDTKKLNKTLRPNETIRHKDILELESILNSIIDFPKENMFAALRYASLVFISVSITHIIYKHPFYELALIFIGWLAAVFVYGGFSYIISDYFTGAKRVEIKKILAYRDVTIHKNHGIMSLKGKFIFLLILILLSLSVLAVFISFENASLVKISAFITMTFFEAVILIFMFFQSINLTLEQINESANSLASGGRGALPILSIDKEFIQFAENFEKATREVGRIRENLQELVEAKTSELRNSLETVEHLKKQQDGDYFLTSLLIKPLSLNKTLGTNVKTDFFIKQKKTFTFHGRENEIGGDICITRTVSLRGKEYTFFLNADAMGKSLQGAGGVLVLGAAVQSILERSLAVQSVKLLYAERWIKNAYQELHHIFESFDCSMLVSMVMGLIDDETGLVYYVNAEHPWSVLFRNEKAEFIKNNSELRKLGTPVKENALEIATLQLQPGDILVLGSDGRDDIEFVTGADLRKINHDEELFLHHVESGKGDLKSIYHSILETGELTDDLSLMRISFKEHQSLPPRSIRKESYELMRKARSNIKENLLEEAKENLIEANKINPENQEILRALLRLLVRMKDYTQASEKFNAYIEEFPGDTDLIYLASFTYKQTKEYGKAIDMGERIRLRNPGHLSNLLRLVQLYLLVGNLPKAEKTLGLASFLTADSKRVESFKTQIEDLRKKVLD; this comes from the coding sequence ATGAGTATCTTTTTTGATCGTATTTTCAAATTCTTCTACAAATACATTTCCTATAGCTTTGCGATCGTCTTTTTCTCTCTTTTGGGTGCTTTTTTTGGGGCTTTTTATGCTTACTTTTTCGGATCTGCACTCATCCCTGACTTCACTGCCGTGAACCACCCAGAAGTCGTTTTGGTTTTTGTCATTGCTACTTTATTTGCTGCCCTTGGGCACAGTGTCGAGTTTGGAGTCCTTGCCCCTTTAGGATACCAAGGCCTTCGGCCCGATACCAAAAAACTAAACAAAACTCTAAGACCGAACGAAACCATCCGGCACAAAGATATTTTGGAATTGGAAAGTATCTTAAATTCTATCATTGATTTTCCAAAAGAGAACATGTTCGCGGCTTTGCGTTATGCCTCCTTAGTTTTTATTTCTGTATCCATCACTCATATCATTTACAAACACCCGTTTTATGAATTGGCTCTGATTTTTATCGGTTGGCTTGCTGCTGTTTTTGTTTATGGAGGATTTTCTTATATTATCTCCGATTATTTTACGGGAGCCAAACGAGTAGAGATCAAAAAAATTCTAGCCTATCGAGATGTAACCATCCATAAAAACCACGGGATCATGAGCCTTAAAGGTAAATTTATTTTTTTACTGATCCTTATTTTGTTATCACTCAGTGTTCTTGCCGTATTTATATCTTTTGAAAATGCAAGCCTTGTTAAAATTTCCGCCTTCATCACAATGACTTTTTTTGAAGCAGTGATTTTAATATTTATGTTTTTCCAATCGATCAATTTAACTTTAGAACAAATCAATGAATCCGCAAATAGTTTGGCGAGTGGCGGTCGAGGTGCCCTTCCCATTCTTTCTATTGATAAAGAATTCATTCAGTTCGCAGAAAATTTTGAAAAAGCAACGAGAGAAGTCGGAAGGATCCGCGAGAACTTACAAGAATTAGTTGAAGCAAAAACCTCGGAACTAAGAAACAGTTTGGAAACGGTAGAACATCTAAAAAAACAACAAGACGGAGATTATTTCCTAACCTCTTTACTCATCAAACCTCTCAGTTTAAATAAAACCCTTGGAACCAATGTAAAAACAGATTTTTTTATCAAACAAAAGAAAACCTTTACCTTTCATGGAAGAGAAAATGAAATTGGGGGAGATATTTGTATCACACGAACAGTTTCCCTACGTGGCAAAGAATACACATTCTTTCTCAATGCGGATGCTATGGGGAAATCCTTACAAGGGGCCGGTGGGGTTCTTGTACTGGGAGCGGCCGTTCAGTCCATTTTAGAACGTTCTCTTGCCGTCCAGTCAGTTAAACTTCTTTATGCAGAAAGATGGATCAAAAATGCCTATCAGGAACTTCATCATATTTTTGAAAGTTTCGACTGCTCCATGTTAGTTTCTATGGTTATGGGTCTTATTGATGACGAAACAGGTCTCGTTTATTATGTAAATGCAGAACATCCATGGTCTGTTCTATTTCGAAACGAAAAAGCGGAATTCATCAAAAACAATTCGGAACTTCGAAAATTGGGTACTCCCGTAAAAGAAAACGCTTTGGAAATAGCAACTTTACAACTGCAACCCGGTGATATTTTGGTTTTGGGTTCTGATGGTCGGGATGATATCGAATTTGTAACTGGGGCCGATTTAAGAAAAATCAACCATGACGAAGAATTATTTTTACATCATGTAGAATCTGGGAAAGGAGATCTAAAATCAATTTACCATTCCATTTTAGAAACTGGGGAGCTCACCGATGATTTGAGTTTGATGCGGATTTCTTTCAAGGAACACCAATCCCTCCCTCCAAGATCGATCAGAAAAGAATCCTATGAACTGATGCGAAAGGCAAGATCCAATATAAAAGAAAATCTATTGGAAGAAGCAAAAGAAAATTTAATTGAAGCAAATAAAATCAATCCAGAAAACCAAGAAATTCTAAGGGCCCTTCTTCGGCTTTTGGTTCGAATGAAAGACTACACGCAGGCTTCTGAAAAATTCAATGCCTACATAGAAGAATTTCCTGGAGATACCGATCTCATTTATTTGGCATCCTTTACATACAAACAAACAAAAGAATACGGAAAAGCCATTGATATGGGGGAGAGGATCCGGCTTAGAAACCCAGGCCACTTATCCAATCTGTTACGACTTGTACAACTGTATCTATTAGTAGGCAATTTGCCTAAGGCTGAAAAAACTTTGGGACTGGCTTCTTTCCTCACCGCTGATTCCAAACGTGTAGAAAGTTTCAAAACACAGATTGAAGACTTACGAAAGAAAGTTCTTGATTAA
- a CDS encoding FAD-dependent oxidoreductase, giving the protein MTPYPNLLSPLSLGFTTLRNRTIMGSMHTGLEEAPNGYERMAAFYGERAKGGVALIVTGGIAPNEAGRVSRGGGVMDTEEEAKHHRIVTEAVHKEGGKIALQILHTGRYGYHDKIVGASNLRAPINMFKPHPLTEEEILQTIEDFARCSELAKLAGYDGVEIMGSEGYLINQFIAKRTNNRTDGWGGSFENRIKFPIEIIKAVRKRVGTDFIIIYRLSMLDLVEDGGNIDEVLILAKEIEKAGATIINTGIGWHEARIPTIAMMVPRAAFTWVTAKVKGHVNIPLVTSNRINTPEIAESVLASGDADLVSMARPFLADSAFVNKAAAGKSQEINTCIACNQACLDHIFQGKICSCLVNPRACHETDLIIEKTNQPKKVAVVGAGPGGMACSTTLAERGHSVTLFDAGAELGGQLNIARRIPGKEEFKETIRYFGEMVKKHGVDLKLNTYVSAEDLIKQGFDEVVLATGVTPRTPEIPGINGENVLSYVDVVLKGKPVGKRAVVMGAGGIGFDVSLLLTDAGHSFTKENYLKEWGINQLIAKDGGLGTKDTPHSGREVTMLKRSNSKFGATLGKTTGWIHKTSLEDRKVTQISGVTYKAIEADGILIEVKGETKKIPCDTVVVCAGQDPNRTLLEPLQQAKIPVHLIGGADLASELDAKRAIDQGTRLAVTI; this is encoded by the coding sequence ATGACACCCTATCCAAATCTTTTGTCTCCTTTATCTTTAGGATTCACTACACTCAGAAATAGAACCATTATGGGCTCCATGCACACAGGCCTTGAAGAAGCTCCCAATGGATATGAACGAATGGCTGCCTTTTATGGGGAAAGAGCCAAGGGAGGCGTGGCACTCATTGTCACCGGCGGCATTGCACCCAACGAAGCAGGACGTGTTTCGAGAGGTGGGGGTGTCATGGACACCGAAGAGGAAGCCAAACATCACCGAATCGTGACTGAGGCTGTACACAAAGAAGGTGGAAAAATTGCCTTGCAGATTCTCCATACAGGAAGGTATGGATATCACGATAAAATTGTAGGAGCATCCAATCTACGAGCTCCTATCAATATGTTTAAACCTCATCCTTTAACAGAAGAAGAAATTCTGCAAACGATTGAAGACTTTGCACGTTGTTCGGAACTTGCAAAGTTAGCTGGATATGATGGTGTAGAAATTATGGGGAGTGAGGGTTATCTCATCAACCAATTCATCGCAAAACGAACCAATAACCGAACAGATGGTTGGGGTGGAAGTTTTGAAAATCGTATTAAGTTTCCAATCGAAATCATAAAAGCTGTAAGAAAACGAGTGGGGACTGATTTTATCATCATCTACCGCCTTTCTATGTTAGACCTTGTAGAAGATGGTGGTAATATAGACGAAGTCCTTATCCTTGCTAAAGAAATAGAAAAAGCTGGGGCAACGATCATCAATACAGGAATTGGTTGGCATGAAGCACGAATTCCAACCATTGCTATGATGGTTCCAAGAGCTGCTTTTACTTGGGTGACTGCCAAAGTAAAGGGTCATGTGAACATTCCACTTGTGACTTCCAATCGAATCAATACACCGGAGATTGCTGAATCTGTTCTTGCTTCTGGTGATGCGGATTTGGTTTCTATGGCAAGACCGTTCCTTGCAGATTCCGCATTTGTGAATAAAGCGGCTGCAGGCAAATCACAAGAGATCAATACATGTATCGCTTGTAACCAAGCATGTTTGGATCATATCTTCCAGGGAAAAATTTGTAGTTGTTTGGTGAATCCAAGAGCTTGTCATGAAACGGATTTAATCATAGAAAAAACGAATCAACCAAAAAAAGTAGCCGTTGTGGGTGCAGGTCCTGGAGGGATGGCTTGTTCCACAACCCTTGCCGAACGCGGACATTCTGTAACATTGTTTGATGCAGGTGCTGAACTTGGTGGTCAATTAAACATAGCTCGCCGGATTCCAGGAAAAGAAGAATTTAAAGAAACCATTCGTTATTTTGGAGAGATGGTTAAAAAACATGGTGTGGACTTAAAATTGAATACCTATGTTTCTGCAGAAGACCTCATTAAACAAGGGTTTGACGAAGTTGTTCTTGCTACTGGTGTCACACCAAGAACTCCCGAAATTCCTGGAATTAACGGCGAAAATGTCCTAAGTTATGTGGATGTAGTCCTCAAAGGAAAACCTGTCGGTAAACGAGCCGTTGTGATGGGAGCTGGCGGAATTGGATTTGATGTGAGTTTATTACTGACTGATGCAGGCCATTCTTTCACCAAAGAAAACTACTTAAAGGAATGGGGGATCAATCAATTGATTGCAAAGGATGGGGGACTCGGAACCAAAGACACTCCACATTCTGGCCGGGAAGTGACGATGCTCAAAAGATCCAATAGTAAATTTGGAGCCACTCTTGGGAAAACAACTGGTTGGATTCATAAAACGTCGTTGGAAGATCGTAAGGTAACTCAAATCTCCGGTGTGACATACAAAGCCATTGAAGCCGATGGAATTCTCATCGAAGTAAAGGGAGAAACTAAAAAAATTCCTTGCGATACTGTCGTCGTATGTGCAGGTCAAGATCCAAATCGAACTTTACTTGAACCATTACAACAAGCAAAAATTCCCGTTCATTTGATTGGTGGTGCTGACTTAGCTTCTGAACTCGATGCCAAAAGAGCGATTGATCAAGGCACTAGGCTTGCTGTAACCATTTAG
- a CDS encoding response regulator produces MGIVTENKNTETKNAILFVDDESIILMSMKSQVRHHFGEQYKYLTAENAREAWELLLELEEEGNTVSIIISDWSMPGMNGDEFLKKVHYTYPDIEKVIVTGFADQKSIEDLKSEIGPIVFLKKPWDERELISTISHAMSD; encoded by the coding sequence GTGGGAATTGTGACTGAGAATAAGAATACGGAAACGAAGAATGCAATTCTATTTGTCGATGATGAATCGATAATATTAATGAGTATGAAATCCCAAGTAAGACACCACTTCGGAGAACAATACAAATATCTAACCGCAGAAAATGCCAGAGAAGCTTGGGAATTACTTCTGGAATTAGAAGAAGAAGGAAACACTGTATCTATCATCATTTCCGACTGGTCTATGCCAGGAATGAATGGAGACGAATTTTTAAAAAAGGTACACTACACCTACCCTGATATTGAAAAAGTGATTGTTACAGGTTTTGCTGACCAAAAATCCATTGAAGACCTTAAATCAGAAATTGGTCCTATTGTATTTTTAAAAAAACCTTGGGATGAAAGAGAACTGATTTCCACCATATCCCATGCCATGTCAGATTAA
- a CDS encoding PAS domain-containing protein → MSQSEESKGEKVEGRLSADEKFVEAELLTTIMNVSSTAMTVLNPEGQILYANPASESVLGIKLNDILSRKYNAPEWKNTSLDGGPWKAEDQPFNIVLKTKKPVTDIRHAIEDSAGNKKYLSVNGSPVFDKKGELSFLVFLITDISENVLKQKALEYNESKYRTITELSLSMVYDMDIKTGENIWGGAIQEITGYSAEEFQKVGYEEWLSAIHPDDRENAAKLFLESSENHKKFSAEYRYKTKSGNYVYIEDNGIFLYDSNNRSYRMFGAMINRTEQMKANIALRESESRLVMALDAVKMGIWSWDIETREIYWSPQTYSIYGYSHTDFEISVEKFIALTHQEDLELVGKEIQILMEDHTRSAYRMQNRIHHSDGKIHWIESRGNIIRDSLGKPLKLLGTVLDVTEVKLSEEALRKSDERFETFYQFSTEAFLIFDANGLTAKDSNFAFQKLFGFELEDTPNLKIRNLLTTGSLRKIREKIGSSLTGSLEIVCKKKNGDLFPALVSIKRFLYKETNSIAYSIFDLSPLKEVEELRLINSEIRDKNRLIERQKLELEMAFENLKRTQDQLIQSEKLAALGQLIAGIAHEINNPIGAVKASNQNMMDWQKRYGLASQLYREAILSVSIAEQKIVKTILANLDQPIEFYTGKEERLRKKRNKEVFLTHQFSPAVAEEFAEIWVELGIGEIDPSYLPLFQSHYIKVFLDYLSLEIQFRRNTRSIQLAVDRISKIMYALKNFSRLDVSGKKNKASIPDTIETVLTIYQNQLKRGINLVKKFDSVPPIECYPDDLLHVWTNLIYNSLQAMSFVGELEIVVKDCEDEILVSLKDSGPGIPLDIQSKIFEPFFTTKPPGEGSGLGLDIVSKIVKRHGGRIELSSVPGETIFFIYLPKNN, encoded by the coding sequence GTGTCACAGAGTGAGGAATCAAAAGGAGAGAAGGTCGAAGGACGTCTCTCCGCTGATGAAAAGTTTGTCGAAGCAGAGCTTTTGACAACGATTATGAATGTCAGCTCCACAGCCATGACAGTCTTAAATCCGGAAGGACAAATTCTTTATGCCAATCCAGCTTCCGAATCTGTTCTCGGGATCAAACTCAACGACATCCTTTCTCGAAAGTATAATGCACCGGAATGGAAAAATACTTCTCTTGATGGAGGTCCTTGGAAAGCAGAAGACCAACCATTCAATATTGTCTTAAAAACCAAAAAACCGGTCACAGATATTCGGCATGCTATAGAAGATTCAGCAGGAAATAAAAAGTATCTCTCTGTTAATGGTTCTCCTGTTTTCGACAAAAAAGGAGAATTATCCTTTCTCGTATTTCTCATTACAGACATTTCTGAAAACGTTCTAAAACAGAAAGCTTTAGAATACAATGAATCGAAATATCGTACGATCACCGAACTTTCGTTAAGTATGGTTTATGATATGGACATCAAAACCGGAGAAAATATTTGGGGTGGTGCCATTCAAGAAATTACAGGATACTCTGCTGAAGAATTCCAGAAAGTTGGTTACGAAGAGTGGCTCAGTGCGATCCATCCTGATGATAGAGAGAACGCAGCTAAACTCTTTCTAGAATCCTCTGAAAATCATAAAAAATTTTCTGCAGAATATCGATATAAAACTAAGTCAGGTAACTATGTTTATATAGAAGATAACGGTATCTTTTTATACGATAGTAATAATAGAAGTTATCGTATGTTTGGTGCCATGATCAACCGAACCGAACAAATGAAAGCAAATATTGCACTTCGAGAATCAGAGTCACGACTTGTTATGGCACTGGATGCTGTGAAGATGGGTATTTGGAGTTGGGATATCGAAACTAGAGAAATTTATTGGTCTCCTCAAACATATAGTATTTATGGATATTCACATACAGATTTTGAAATTTCCGTAGAAAAATTCATAGCGCTGACTCATCAAGAGGATTTGGAACTAGTTGGTAAAGAAATACAGATATTGATGGAAGATCATACACGTTCTGCTTATCGTATGCAAAATCGAATTCACCATTCAGATGGAAAAATTCATTGGATTGAGTCGCGAGGGAATATCATCAGGGATTCTCTTGGAAAACCATTAAAACTATTAGGAACCGTTTTAGATGTCACCGAAGTAAAGTTAAGTGAAGAGGCTCTTCGGAAATCTGATGAACGTTTTGAAACTTTTTATCAATTCTCTACAGAAGCTTTTTTGATTTTTGATGCCAATGGGCTCACCGCCAAGGATTCTAATTTTGCTTTCCAAAAGTTATTTGGCTTTGAGTTAGAAGACACACCAAATTTAAAAATTCGAAACCTTCTCACAACTGGATCACTTCGAAAAATTCGGGAAAAAATTGGCTCTAGTCTCACTGGTTCTCTCGAAATCGTTTGTAAAAAGAAAAATGGAGATTTGTTTCCTGCACTTGTTTCCATAAAACGTTTTTTATACAAAGAAACCAATTCCATTGCTTATAGTATTTTTGATTTGAGTCCCTTGAAAGAAGTTGAGGAACTCCGCCTCATCAATTCAGAAATTCGAGATAAAAACCGTTTAATTGAAAGGCAAAAATTGGAATTGGAAATGGCGTTTGAAAATTTAAAACGAACTCAAGACCAATTAATTCAATCCGAAAAATTAGCGGCTTTAGGTCAGTTAATTGCGGGAATCGCACATGAAATCAATAATCCGATTGGGGCTGTCAAAGCATCCAATCAAAATATGATGGATTGGCAAAAAAGGTATGGGCTTGCTTCACAACTGTATCGGGAAGCAATTCTTTCTGTGTCGATTGCAGAACAAAAGATTGTAAAAACGATCCTTGCCAACTTAGACCAACCCATTGAATTTTATACCGGAAAGGAAGAACGTCTTCGTAAAAAACGAAATAAAGAAGTTTTTTTGACACATCAATTTTCGCCAGCTGTGGCAGAGGAGTTTGCAGAGATTTGGGTGGAGCTTGGGATTGGGGAAATTGATCCTAGTTATTTGCCATTATTCCAATCGCATTATATAAAAGTTTTTTTAGATTATTTGTCTTTGGAAATCCAATTCAGAAGGAACACTCGTTCCATCCAACTTGCAGTGGATCGAATTTCTAAAATCATGTATGCACTGAAGAATTTTTCTCGTTTAGATGTTTCGGGCAAAAAAAACAAAGCCTCAATTCCTGATACCATTGAAACTGTGCTCACAATCTATCAAAACCAATTGAAACGTGGAATCAATCTAGTGAAAAAGTTTGATTCTGTGCCACCAATTGAGTGTTATCCGGATGATTTGTTGCATGTATGGACAAATCTTATTTATAATTCTTTGCAAGCGATGTCCTTTGTTGGCGAATTAGAAATTGTTGTGAAGGACTGTGAAGATGAAATTTTAGTATCTTTAAAGGATTCTGGTCCAGGCATTCCTCTAGACATTCAATCCAAAATTTTTGAACCATTTTTTACAACCAAACCCCCTGGAGAAGGGAGCGGGCTCGGTCTTGATATCGTAAGCAAAATTGTAAAACGACATGGAGGAAGGATCGAACTTTCTTCTGTTCCCGGCGAAACGATCTTTTTTATTTATCTTCCGAAAAACAATTAA